The Burkholderia mayonis DNA window GCGCGCGCGACATCTTGTCCGAGCAATTCGGCGAGACGGCGGAATTGCTCGGCAAGCTGCGCGACTATCTGTTCGAGCGCGGCGTCGTGTCGTCGGCCGTCGTCGAGGGCAAGGAAGGCGAGGAAGGCGAGAAATTCCGCGACTACTACGATTACTCGGAGACGATCAAGACAGTGCCGTCTCACCGCGCGCTTGCGCTGTTCCGCGGACGCAACGCTGGCGTGCTGACTGTCAAGCTCGGCCTCGGCGAAGAACTCGACGCGCAAGTGCCGCATCCGGGCGAGGCGATGATCGCGCGCCATTTCGGGATCGCGAACCAGAGCCGGCCGGCCGATAAGTGGCTGTCCGACGTGTGCCGCTGGTGCTGGCGCGTGAAGGTGCAGCCGCACATCGAGACCGAGCTGCTCACGCAGTTGCGCGAGACGGCCGAGCACGAGGCGATCCGCGTGTTCGCACGCAATCTGAAGGACCTGCTGCTCGCCGCGCCCGCGGGCCCGAAGGCCGTAATCGGTCTCGACCCCGGCCTGCGCACGGGCGTGAAGGTTGCGGTCGTCGACCGCACCGGCAAGCTGCTCGCAACCGACACGATCTACCCGCACGAGCCGCGCCGCGACTGGGACGGCTCGCTCGCGAAGCTCGCGCGCATCGCCGCACAGACGCAGGCCGAGCTCGTCAGCATCGGCAACGGCACTGCATCGCGCGAGACCGACAAGCTCGCGAGCGAGCTGATCGCGAAACATCCGACGCTCGGACTGCAGAAGATCGTCGTGTCCGAAGCGGGCGCGTCCGTCTACTCGGCGTCGGAACTAGCGGCGAAGGAATTCCCGGAACTCGACGTGTCGCTGCGCGGCGCGGTGTCGATCGCACGCCGGCTGCAGGACCCGCTCGCCGAACTCGTGAAGATCGAGCCGAAAGCGATCGGCGTCGGCCAGTATCAGCATGACGTGAACCAGCGCGAGCTCGCGCGCTCGCTCGATGCGGTCGTCGAGGATTGCGTGAACGCGGTCGGCGTCGACGCGAATACCGCGTCCGCCGCCCTTCTTGCGCGCGTGTCGGGCCTCAATACGACGCTCGCGCGCAACATCGTCGACTACCGCGACGCGAATGGCCCGTTCCCATCGCGCGAGCATCTGCGCAAGGTGCCGCGCCTCGGCGACAAGACGTTCGAGCAGGCCGCGGGCTTCCTGCGCATCAACGGCGGCGAGAACCCGCTCGATCGCTCGTCGGTTCACCCGGAAGCGTACCCCGTCGTCGAGCGAATGCTCGCGAAGATCCAGAAGCGCATCGACGACGTGCTCGGCAACCGCGACGCGCTCGCGGGCCTGTCGCCCACCGAATTCGTCGACGAACGCTTCGGGCTGCCGACGGTGCGCGACATTCTCGTCGAGCTCGAGAAGCCGGGCCGTGATCCGCGCCCCGAATTCAAGACCGCGACGTTCCGCGAAGGCGTCGAGAAAGTGTCGGATCTCGCGCCGGGCATGGTGCTCGAAGGCGTCGTGACGAACGTCGCCGCGTTCGGCGCGTTCGTCGACATCGGCGTGCACCAGGACGGGCTCGTCCACGTGTCCGCGATGTCGACGAAATTCGTCAAGGATCCTCACGAAGTCGTGAAGGCGGGTCAGGTCGTCAAGGTGAAGGTGCTCGACGTCGACGTGAAGCGCCAGCGGATCTCGCTGACGATGCGTCTCGACGACGACGCTGCGCCAAGTGCGGCAGGCGACCGCGGCGGCGCGGATCGCAGCGGAATGCGTGGTGGCAACCGTCCGCAGCGCTCGCGCGAGCCGGAGCCGGCGGGCGCGATGGCCGCCGCGTTCGCAAAGCTCAAGCAGCAGCGCTGAGCTCGCGTCGTCCGCAATCGGGATAGGGGCAGTCAGTTAATCTGACCGTCGCGATTTACGCTCCACGCGTCCTCCCCACACTCGATCGCCCTCGTGCAGTTGCGCTTCGCTTCATTTGCCGTGATCCGCTTATGGCGGGACTTGCACCCGCAGGAGTGCGCCCATACTGGGCGCACATGAAAAAGCCCGCACCGATGCGGGCTTTTTTGTGGTGCGGCGCCGGTCAATGCCGACAGGCAGTTCGACGCCACTCACGCATCGAGCCGCGCCGCTCGACGACGAACGGCGCGGCATGCGTCGCTCAGATCTCGATCTTCGTGCCGAGCTCGACAACGCGGTTGGCAGGAATCGAGAAGAAGTCGGTCGGCTTCGCGGCGTTCTGGTGCATCCACGCGAACACGCGCTCGCGCCAGATCGACATGCCGGGCAGATGAGTCGGCACGACTGTCTCGCGCGCGAGGAAGAACGACGTATCCATCAGCTCGAACGTGAGGCCGCGCTGCCGCGCGACTTCCTCGAGCACCGCCTTCACGTCCGGCGTCTCGTTGAAGCCGTACTCCGCCTTGACGATGTAGAGTCCCTCGCCCGCGTCTTGGATCGTGACTCGTTCGTCATCCTTCACATACGGAATGTCGCGCGTGACGAACGTGAGGAACAGCGTCCGCTCGTGCAGCACCTTGTTGTGCTTCAGGTTGTGCAGCAGGCTCACCGGCACCAGCTTGTCGTTGCCGGTCAG harbors:
- a CDS encoding Tex family protein yields the protein MTETVALKIVQRIADELAVQPRQVAAAVQLLDEGSTVPFIARYRKEVTGNLDDTQLRQLEERLLYLRELEERRATIVASIDEQGKLTDELRAAIDTADSKQTLEDLYLPYKPKRRTRAQIAREAGLEPLAQALLANPLLDPQTEAAAYVDADKGVADVKAALDGARDILSEQFGETAELLGKLRDYLFERGVVSSAVVEGKEGEEGEKFRDYYDYSETIKTVPSHRALALFRGRNAGVLTVKLGLGEELDAQVPHPGEAMIARHFGIANQSRPADKWLSDVCRWCWRVKVQPHIETELLTQLRETAEHEAIRVFARNLKDLLLAAPAGPKAVIGLDPGLRTGVKVAVVDRTGKLLATDTIYPHEPRRDWDGSLAKLARIAAQTQAELVSIGNGTASRETDKLASELIAKHPTLGLQKIVVSEAGASVYSASELAAKEFPELDVSLRGAVSIARRLQDPLAELVKIEPKAIGVGQYQHDVNQRELARSLDAVVEDCVNAVGVDANTASAALLARVSGLNTTLARNIVDYRDANGPFPSREHLRKVPRLGDKTFEQAAGFLRINGGENPLDRSSVHPEAYPVVERMLAKIQKRIDDVLGNRDALAGLSPTEFVDERFGLPTVRDILVELEKPGRDPRPEFKTATFREGVEKVSDLAPGMVLEGVVTNVAAFGAFVDIGVHQDGLVHVSAMSTKFVKDPHEVVKAGQVVKVKVLDVDVKRQRISLTMRLDDDAAPSAAGDRGGADRSGMRGGNRPQRSREPEPAGAMAAAFAKLKQQR